A single region of the Chelmon rostratus isolate fCheRos1 chromosome 5, fCheRos1.pri, whole genome shotgun sequence genome encodes:
- the mvk gene encoding mevalonate kinase, with the protein MQVKDSYVSAPGKAILHGEHAVVHGKVALAVSLNLRTYLRLKATNTGKVCINLPNIDTFLCWDLFELKQLVPYLSGKREEVKRLDAELVRRLREFVAIPNGNLDTCNMATLSFLYMYLSLFGSGELPSLTVSVWSELPTGAGLGSSAAYSVCLASALLCASGAIPAPLKEWEHTARWCQEDLELINSWAFQGEMIIHGNPSGVDNAVGTWGGMLRFLAGKIIPLSRVPLLRILLTNTKVPRSTKVLVARVKDKINKFPSIMTPVLDSVDAISCTCEKVLSEMTSEPITGEHYNILEELIDINQHHLNVMGVGHPALDTLCQVTLAKGLHSKLTGAGGGGCGITLLRPETDSSVVQATAQDLKDCGFDCWETSIGGPGVQQHSPLSVKEDVLEILNRY; encoded by the exons ATGCAAGTGAAGGACAGCTACGTGTCTGCTCCAGGGAAGGCGATCCTCCACGGAGAGCATGCAGTTGTACACGGAAAG GTGGCTCTTGCTGTGAGTTTGAACCTGAGAACATATTTACGGTTGAAAGCCACCAACACTGGCAAAGTTTGCATCAACCTCCCAAATATCGACACGTTCCTCTGCTGGGACCTGTTTGAACTGAAGCAGCTTGTTCCTTATTTGAGTG GtaagagggaggaggtgaaacGTCTGGATGCTGAACTCGTGAGGAGACTGCGTGAATTTGTTGCTATACCTAATGGAAACTTGGATACTTGCAACATGGCCACCTTATCCTTCCTCTACATGTACCTGTCACTGTTTGGATCAGG TGAGCTGCCCAGCTTGACGGTGTCTGTGTGGTCGGAGCTGCCAACTGGAGCAGGACTGGGGTCGAGTGCTGCCTACTCTGTGTGTTTagcttcagctctgctctgtgcaaGTGGAGCCATTCCCGCTCCTCTAAAAGAGTGGGAACACACTGCAAG ATGGTGTCAGGAGGACCTggagctgatcaacagctgGGCTTTCCAAGGGGAAATGATCATCCATGGTAATCCTTCAGGAGTAGACAACGCTGTTGGAACGTGGG GTGGCATGCTGAGATTCTTGGCCGGGAAGATAATACCACTGAGCAG GGTGCCGCTATTAAGAATCCTCCTCACTAACACCAAAGTACCACGTAGCACCAAGGTGCTTGTTGCCAGGGTGAAGGACAAGATTAACAAG TTTCCCTCTATCATGACTCCAGTACTGGACTCAGTTGATGCCATTTCCTGCACTTGTGAGAAAGTCCTGTCAGAGATGACCAGTGAGCCAATCACAGGAGAGCACTACAATATCCTCGAG GAGCTCATTGACATTAACCAGCACCACCTGAACGTGATGGGGGTGGGACACCCTGCCCTGGACACACTGTGCCAGGTCACGTTGGCCAAAGGGCTCCACAGCAAGCTAAccggtgcaggaggaggaggctgtggcATCACCCTTCTGAGACCAG AAACCGACTCCTCCGTCGTCCAGGCTACAGCGCAGGACCTGAAAGACTGCGGCTTTGACTGCTGGGAAACAAGCATTGGCGGACCAGGTGTCCAGCAGCACTCTCCTCTCTCGGTTAAAGAGGACGTTCTGGAGATTTTAAACCGTTACTGA
- the mmab gene encoding corrinoid adenosyltransferase: MASFIMKPAHLRCVVRTGRLLSEYRTRKTLCSDRSFATEGDNRTPKIYTKTGDKGFSSTFTGERRPKEDLIFEALGNTDELSSAIGLAREFCLDKGHAFTHQLDKIQCILQDVGSNIATPRSSARESHMKRTQFTAQPIADLETWIDKFTEELPPLTNFILPSGGKSSAALHLARTVCRRAERSVAPIVRSGEADPDVAKFLNRLSDYLFTVARYTAMKEGNEEKIYKRPE, from the exons ATGGCATCGTTTATTATGAAACCTGCTCACCTCCGCTGTGTTGTACGGACTGGCAGGCTCTTAAGCGAGTATCGAACAAGGAAAACATTGTGCTCTGACAGAAG TTTTGCCACTGAAGGAGACAACAGGACACCCAAAATATACACCAAAACTGGAGACAAAG GTTTCTCCAGCACATTTACAGGGGAAAGGAGGCCAAAGGAAGATCTTATATTTGAAGCCCTGGGAAATACAGATGAGCTGTCATCAGCTATAGG CTTGGCCAGAGAGTTTTGCCTCGACAAAGGACATGCATTCACCCATCAGCTGGACAAG ATACAGTGCATTTTGCAAGACGTGGGCTCCAATATTGCCACCCCTCGATCATCTGCAAGAGAAAGTCACATGA AGAGAACACAATTTACTGCTCAGCCAATTGCAGATCTGGAAACCTGGATTGATAAATTCACTGAAGAACTCCCTCCACTGACCAACTTCATTTTACCT TCTGGAGGGAAGAGCAGCGCAGCTTTGCACTTGGCTCGGACCGTGTGTCGGAGAGCAGAACGCAG CGTTGCCCCCATTGTGCGGTCAGGGGAGGCAGATCCAGATGTTGCCAAGTTTTTGAACAG ATTGAGCGACTACCTGTTCACCGTGGCCAGATACACAGCCATGAAAGAAGGCAACGAGGAGAAAATCTACAAAAGACCTGAATGA
- the aldh3b2 gene encoding aldehyde dehydrogenase family 3 member B1 — protein sequence MSSPPSPSPARWFKALRRTRLGEPCLKTYPLECVDLLKRARVAFRAGRTLKEAFRLAQLEAVVRMLEEHSCDFVDALGRDLHKPRFETVVSELILVKNEALHAINNLKKWMQPQHVERNLSTTLDECLVISEPLGVVFIMGTWCSPVQMCLVPLVGAIAAGNCAIISPSECTAHTAELLHRLVPFYLDNECFHVILAGTNDLPEIVELKFDHVFFTGSREEGSRLAQAAARTLTPVTLILGGKNPCYVDQHCEIATTAQRIAWARFHNAGQSLVAPDYILCHVDVKERLVQALKCCLMQFYGSDPRESRSFGRMVNPEIFNRTRDMLWRSGKVAVGGQVIEAEKYIAPTILTEVAELDPIMKQDIFGPVLPVLTVNNMDEAITFINKQEKPLCVYAYSSNSKVISRLMSETSSGSFCSNDSVLQSLMVALPFGGVGASGMGSYHGRHSFDTFSHRKSCLLRSTRFECVTYLRYPPYEDRNLSLMTWASTLSQKSQGWCQIL from the exons ATGAGCAGTCCGCCGAGCCCCTCTCCAGCCCGATGGTTCAAAGCGCTGCGCAG GACCAGGCTAGGGGAGCCGTGTTTGAAGACGTACCCGCTGGAGTGTGTGGATCTGCTGAAGAGGGCAAGAGTTGCCTTTCGAGCTGGACGCACCCTGAAGGAGGCCTTCAGACTGGCTCAGCTGGAGGCTGTGGTCCGGATGCTGGAGGAGCACAGCTGTGACTTTGTGGATGCTCTTGGAAGGGACCTTCACAAG ccACGGTTTGAGACAGTTGTGTCAGAACTGATTCTTGTCAAGAACGAGGCACTTCATGCCATCAACAACCTCAAGAAGTGGATGCAGCCGCAGCATGTGGAAAGAAACCTG TCCACCACATTGGATGAGTGCCTGGTGATCAGTGAGCCGCTGGGGGTGGTGTTTATCATGGGGACCTGGTGTAGTCCTGTCCAGATGTGTCTGGTGCCGCTGGTAGGAGCCATCGCAGCAG GAAACTGTGCGATCATCAGCCCCTCTGAGTGCACCGCCCACACAGCAGAGCTGCTTCACCGTCTCGTCCCCTTCTACTTGGACAAT GAATGCTTCCATGTGATTCTTGCAGGCACAAATGACTTGCCTGAAATTGTGGAACTTAAATTTGACCATGTCTTCTTTACAG ggagcagggaggagggcagCAGGCTTGCTCAGGCTGCAGCTCGCACACTCACACCTGTCACCCTGATTTTGGGTGGCAAGAACCCGTGCTATGTGGACCAGCACTGTGAGATTGCCACCACCGCACAGCGCATCGCCTGGGCACGTTTTCATAACGCTGGACAGAGCTTGGTGGCTCCTGACTACATCCTGTGCCACGTGGATGTCAAAGAACGGCTGGTGCAGGCCCTGAAGTGCTGCCTGATGCAGTTCTACGGTTCTGATCCCAGAGAGTCCCGAAGTTTCGGCCGCATGGTCAATCCAGAGATCTTCAACCGTACGAGAGACATGCTGTGGAGATCTGGCAAGGTGGCCGTGGGCGGGCAAGTAATAGAAGCGGAGAAATATATCG CCCCAACAATTTTGACAGAGGTAGCTGAGCTAGATCCCATCATGAAACAGGACATTTTTGGCCCAGTTCTTCCTGTTCTGACTGTCAACAATATGGATGAGGCAATTACCTTCATTAATAAGCAAGAGAAACCCCTCTGTGTGTACGCATATTCTAGCAACAGCAAG GTCATCTCAAGGCTAATGAGTGAGACGTCTAGTGGAAGCTTTTGCTCCAATGACAGCGTCCTGCAGAGTCTGATGGTGGCTCTGCCTTTTGGTGGAGTTG GTGCTAGTGGAATGGGTTCCTACCATGGCCGCCACAGCTTTGACACCTTTTCTCACAGGAAGTCATGCCTGCTGAGAAGCACACGGTTTGAGTGTGTAACCTATCTGCGCTATCCGCCCTACGAGGACCGCAATCTGTCTCTAATGACATGGGCCAGCACCTTGTCCCAGAAGAGCCAGGGCTGGTGCCAGATCCTGTGA